Proteins from a genomic interval of Echeneis naucrates chromosome 21, fEcheNa1.1, whole genome shotgun sequence:
- the LOC115061881 gene encoding homeobox protein engrailed-1-like codes for MEEQRDLNSTDSSEGESVPPSPSLPSPPILPLQVAQQAHRTTNFFIDNILRPDFGCKKEHGLTSRERAQTSGRERVLSMVSRPSLPGTPCQDSNCSSDSTSSSASSTSLASPKNSNCSDGGTTADAVSTGSSGVKAEERTGGGALDNTPTSLVVLKGTGAPTPETQPLLWPAWVYCTRYSDRPSSGPRTRKLKKSKSGKEDKRPRTAFTAEQLQRLKTEFQVNRYITEQRRQSLAQELNLNESQIKIWFQNKRAKIKKASGFKNGLALQLMAQGLYNHSTTTIQEDKEDSD; via the exons ATGGAGGAGCAACGGGATCTGAACAGCACAGATAGTAGCGAGGGGGAGAGTGTGCCCCCTTCCCCAAGCCTTCCTTCACCGCCCATACTACCCCTGCAGGTCGCCCAGCAGGCCCACAGAACCACCAACTTTTTCATCGACAACATCCTGAGACCAGACTTCGGTTGCAAAAAGGAACATGGCCTGACCTCGCGGGAGAGGGCGCAGACCTCTGGCCGGGAACGTGTCCTCTCGATGGTCAGTAGGCCGAGTCTTCCCGGGACACCATGCCAAGACTCCAACTGCAGCAGCGACAGCACTTCgtcctccgcctcctccacctccttggCGAGTCCCAAAAACAGCAACTGCAGCGATGGAGGAACCACAGCTGACGCCGTTTCTACTGGGAGCAGCGGCGTGAAAGCCGAGGAAAGGACTGGCGGCGGTGCCTTGGATAACACACCCACCTCTCTTGTGGTGCTGAAAGGCACTGGGGCGCCCACACCGGAGACTCAGCCACTGCTCTGGCCTGCCTGGGTCTACTGCACTCGGTACTCGGATAGACCCTCATCTG GCCCAAGGACACGGAAACTAAAAAAGTCGAAAAGCGGCAAAGAGGACAAGCGGCCGCGCACAGCCTTCACGGCCGAGCAGCTTCAGAGACTGAAGACTGAGTTCCAAGTTAACCGCTACATCACGGAGCAGCGGCGGCAGTCTCTGGCCCAGGAGCTCAACCTCAACGAGTCACAGATCAAGATCTGGTTTCAGAACAAGCGGGCCAAGATCAAAAAGGCCAGCGGCTTCAAGAACGGGCTGGCACTGCAGCTGATGGCGCAAGGACTATACAACCattccaccaccaccatccaGGAAGACAAAGAGGACAGTGACTGA